The DNA segment cgcgctatctcagagtccttGACCAGGCCTCTATACAAAATTTCTTGTTCCTTTTTAAAGTATTCCGAACTGTAGATTGACTTCTCCTGAAACGTCGTGCGATATATTTTCCTTTCCTCTTTttatatccttcctcgtacaaaattacaatctgtGTTGCTCGGGCTTTATTGCAGTGCCGAATTGGTggcatacttgttttaaacttagttaaataaaaactttaattaaactaaaaatacccATATTACTATGGTTCTCCATGTATCCTGTACAcgaagaaggttttttatgataaaacgCACGAATGACACTAAGCGCTGAATGAATGTcaaaataaacgtcaaaatactTTAAACcaatcagcctactatatgagtaacATCTTACTACTGTCTTACTTCCTTTAAAATTGAGTTTTGTATGTTGTACCAACATTGGTTGATGGTTGGGTTTTCGTTTGGTATATTggttattttgtgtatttttctaTTTATCTGCTGTGATATATATGCACGTGTTTGGGGTTTTCTAAAAGGATCGAGATATATCCTACTATATAGGCTTAGTTGGCTGTATTGATTTCTTTAATTTCCTTTTGTATTTTGGAGCAGAGTATTGTTCGAGAATTATTGTTGAGAATATTGTTTCGAAATCGGTGGTTTATTAAGGTGTAATCTATTTGATTCCATACTGTTCTACCGTTTTGTCAATCTCGGGGGGATTTTCACGTGCACAGACGCCTTTCTGAAAGTTGAAAACAGCTATTTGTAATGACGTAGTCATTTTCTTGGCAAAATTGGATTAGTTCACCTCTTTGATTTCTCTCTCTTAAGCTAAATTTTCCGCTGATGTTTTGCGTTATCTTCTTTCTAACCTTAGCGTTAAAGTCACTTAACTGTGCTAAAATTACCTCTCTGATATTGGAACGAAGGTAGTGCTATACCTTCTAATATGCTGTTTCATAATGATTGACAGTCCGTTTCGATGCATATGTATTGGTTTCCAGAAAAATAAACGGAGTATCCGTTTGCTATGAAATTCCCTGTATTTGGCCATTTTGTGTCActcaatttattttgttttatgatAGTAATATTTAGTTTGTCTATTTCAGAGAGTAGATttcttcattttcatcttatGTCTGGTGATGTTTTGTTCACAGGGACTTCGCTTACTACATCCCTCTTATTTTGTGATTGTAATCGAGTATTTTTTGGGATAGTCTCTCGTTTTCCATCCTGTGAATGTGTTTTCTCTATTTATCTTTTTAATCTTGATCTTTATTTTGCCTTAATATCCGAGAATTATTACAGGAATTCCAAATAGAATATGTGGTCAAAGCTGTACATTGCCAACATTGTCCTCAAAACCCAGCAAATTctaaatttcaattatttttaaaattacagaTTGTTCCAAAGAAATTGGACGGTCAACCTCATTCTCTACACAGCAGTAACCTACAATCTAACAATTTATGTAAAATGGTTACTTGGTCACTGCGTTTCAAAAAACgatctttaaaaatttcaaaaagaacagttgtattaaaaaaagcaaacaaataaatatttacttactcCATGTATTACTGGCGAAAAATTATGATTTTCTAGTGGTTTCTGTGCATCACTTTGAAGTATGTCAAACGCAAATGGAAACAGAAGATCTCCGAAGAAATCTGTACTCTCTCTAGGTATTTGCGTTGGCATATTGTCGATGCTGCATACTAAAACTCCTGGACCGTTAAAACTGTTGGTGTCTttgtacgcgctatctcagagtagacaGAATGGCGTGTCTATGGTTGTACATTCGTTCATGAATTCAATGGAACCACCtagaaaatattaatataatgtaGTAAGCAATGTTCAGCAAGTGTATCGTTTAAAATGTTAAGTTACAAAATAAATGGCTATTAAAACCAAACAAATACGTTTTCATTCTGTTTAGTTATGCAGTgaatttattaaacaatatatGTTATGGAAAAACACAGAAACATCATCAGTATGAAAGTAATTTGCACTATCAAAAGCAGCATATGAATAGTAAACTTTTCAGTAGTACCTCTCCATTTTCAAAAGTACGGCCTGTACAGGATCCAGTTCATGGCTTCTCGATAACTGAGTCTGCTTTGTTTGTTTGTTACTGATACATTCCTGCCCCATGAGAATATTGGGATTAAATGGTTCCTTGCGGAAGAGTTCCGCATCCCAGAAGAAGGCTAATGAAATGTAAGTTTCGCCTGATAGACGTAGTAAACCCTCCTTAGTTTCTACTTGTTTCTGCCTACCTCACAGAATAAGCGATCATGATTTGTTACTGATTAGTGGTCTCCCACGGATTAATTCACACGGCACAACTCGGAGAAAGTGAGAAATAACGGGTGGTTCATATGATGTTGACTTAAAGCAACTAAAGGTTAATataagattgaaaaaaaaaacatttctgcTTCAGATACTTCGGGCACCTAACGAGAAGAACGATTGCAAAGAAGACCTACATGTCGGTAGAATTATTAACCTTGGTCTATACGAAGCTTCCCTAGTCCAAGACAGAGAAAGAAGGAAATCCACGATCTGAGGAATCGAGAAATGATATCACTATACCCTCCCGAGAGTCAACAGACAAAAGAAGATGATTTTGACACGATCCCATGTGAGTCACAGTGGGCCAAAATTTACATAAGAAGAGAAAATTCTCAAAAATTGTGTTACAAGATGTTCTCCTACGTTATTAAAAGATAAAATTACAAGTTATAATGAAAGTAAAGGGAATTATATGAAGATCGATACGAAAGACAATACCTATCTATGTTCCTGGTTAAATATATGCGGGAATTGCTCAACACCACCAATAACCATAAACATCTATTTTGATCAGGAGTGTCAAATTGATCTTTATTATTTCTAACTTTAATTCTATACTTGAAACACACACCACTAAGGTTGTATCTATTACTAAAGGAATTGTTGAAAACTATCCACATCTTAATCAACAAACAATAATAGAAACTATGTCTAATATTTTCATACACAAAAATcaaataatatgtatatatgaAACTACTAATAAAACAATTAAACCAAAATATAAATATGAGCACTTATAAAAAACGCTAATAATTgatttttgttcttttaaatttGCCGTATTTGTAGATGTATGAAGTATTGCATAACATGTAGGTAGAAATCATCGAGTTGGAATCTCTAAATTGATGGTAGAAATATATATTAGTTGTCAGCTTGTCGCTTGTAGTTTTACAAATCTGGATCTTCTGTCAGATATAAATGAAACAATGAAACCCATCGATGTAGTAATAATAAATGATTAAACTAGAGTAGAACTGGAGGACAATAAGTGAAGCCGATTTTTAAAGTTTAGTGTGTGTGTTGTCCGCTAGGTGGACACAAATAAGGGgacaaaaaatgtataaacattaCATTGTTTGAAATTTCACTTGTTTCCAGTAATAATTAGGTATATGGAATTTTGTGTAAGTTGTTTTAAGTAAGATCCTGATAAAAAAATAGTCATTTtactacgcgctatctcagagtggaaaaaaatattctttgaaGATAATGAAATGGAAATTGACACAGATCTGCTTCAAGAAGAGTTGAACATTGTGTTGGTGTGAGATGAGAAATATAAACTAAAGGATTGTATCTTATTTTAAATGTGTGGATTTGTTATTAGGAAAATTGTTCCCAAATTAAAGTGTTTAGATTGtattcaaagtttattttaaaccACAATCcgattatttttatgtttttgttgGGGAACTTAGCAgattagtaaatttaaaaaataatagtgGGTTAGTGATAACCACAAAACACACTTTTCAGATTCTGGCAAACACAGAAAAAGCCTTGTTCTGAGCAACTCGTGAATTCAAAAAGGTTTGGTGTGTAAACGTATCGAGTTCATTAACATCGTTAGACATGAATACCTTAGGGTTAGACTCCATGCACTCGGAAAACACAGGACTGAAGTAAATGCTACTTCAAAAAGGCTTCTTGAACTTAGTATAAGAACCGTAAATTGTTTTGTTAATATACCTACATTATTGCAATaagtatataatacaaataataacCTATCCAAattaaacaataaacaattttttttctcctttttcttaaaatttatttgcTAAAAAGTGTAACATTAAACCAGCGGTATAGGTAGGTATTgttttttgtaattgttttagCATAAAATAATCACTTTGCTTGCCTTTAATTGTTACGCTGAGAAAGGAAGTCCCAAGCTTCATTATTCCATGACAACAATCATAAATAAAGTTAACATAAATGAGATCTTTTTAAAATGTTCTTATTTACATACGGCAAAGTGTTATTTTCGAATTCTTGCCCCCTTATTTCCCCCCCAAAAATAGCGCCCTCTAGCCGGCTTTAACTCTGTCTTAATACGATTATAGGGAGTCCAACCTCTAGGTTAATAGAAATCTGTGATGAAATCATATCTGGGGCGCGAATGAAATAAATATCATTAATGAATAAGTATAAACCCCAAAAATTAAAAATCGCGGATTTGAATCctcgttttttttgtttttaaagattCAAATTTCAAGTAACTATTATTTGGACCTTTAATTTCCCGTCAAATGCATCATTTTAATGGATTGCATGCCATACGTTAACATTACTAAATTGATTGACCTCTGCACCAATCACTGGGATATTAGCCCTTAAGTCCAAACTAATTTTTCGAACTACTGTTCATTAAACTCGGTATAAACAAAATGTATTGTTTTTGAACTATAATTTTCAGTTTCAAACTGACGTACAGGCAACGCATTTGCATATTTTATAGGAAAATGCTTACCTGGGTCAGCAGAAATGTCACATATACCCAACATCCTATGCGGTAACGCTGGTGCTCCGTGTGAAGTAGGTAACCAAGGTGTATGTGCGGGTTTGAGAAGGTGTTTGGCATCTGGTATTGTTAGCAACTTTGGACTGTTTACTGCCCAGTATATTCCATTTATAATAACCGATGCGTATGGGGCAATCTTTTTACTAAAAGTAGAAACATACCGTTCGGGATGTTCTTCATATTCGACTGGGTCGAAGCCACCACCGTCAGCGCGTTCCAGGTAGTGACTTCTTCGTACCTAAAAAGTGAagttatataatgtatatatatatatatatatatatatatatatatatatatatatatatatatgtatatgtgatGAGTCTGATGAAACTTACTTCACAGCTATAAACTTTGTTTAGACTTCCATGTTCCGCAGCCTTTTTTCAAAAACTCTGGTGTAACGTACTCATGGGGCAATTCTTGGAAGACTTCTTGTGATCCTTGCGATACGTTCCCAGATCCTGTGAATACAAAAGTTAAAGGTCCTATGGATTTGGGCATTAGTCCTAGGGATATTTCGTAACCTGCATCCCTAACGGCTTGTCGGGCCATACTGGAGTTCctaaaacaaattataaatattaaatttgttgTCTAAGAGTCAATAAAATTGTTCAATTGTTCATtaaattgttcaaaaaaatttCTGGGGTAATAAGACGACCTTCTTATATCTAGCAAGAGAATTCAACTTTGCTTAGACGAATATTCCGTTTCTTAGCTTCGAAACCACACACCTCTACTGACAGTATAAAATACGTGCCTTAATGGGAGCCAATCAATAGTGCTTATAGGGACATAAGGAGTTTCCATACTCAGGTTCCAGAAGAACACCAAATCTCGAAGATAACTCCATAAAGAATGTCCAAAGGTAAACGTAACAGCTGTTATTCACCTTCAGCTGTTATTCAGCCAGAATTTAATattgaatgatttttttttatttccttcacTCCATATTTCCATGAATAAGCAGATGATTTAAACATCATTTTTGAGTTAGTTCGTTAAAAGTGAAGAGTATAAAAAAACAGTCATTCCTTTTTCGATGCTAAATATGTGTTGTAACTTACCTATAGTTGTGGGCAGGTCCTATATGCATGAAAGGAGTATGGTGCCCAAGGGCTAATAACCTCAATCCAAGTCCGTGTAAAATATTGATCGTCCCAGCGATACCAGCCATTTTACCAAACGCCACCACTCTGTTGCCTTTTTCATCCATAAGTTTCTCATAATCGATCAGTCTGATTCTCTTCTCTAAGATGGCGTCCAACAATGGTAAATTTCCTTCTTGAGCTTTGATTGTGTGTGAAAATATACAGTAAGTTTTTTCGGGTATTAATTGGTCTACTGGGACTTGTTTGACTCCAAATATCACAGATGCTTCAGAAATATCCTCTTGTACAGTTGCTCCGGCATTGAGGTACGCCGGCATGGGATACGCTCTTCGATTACTAGGCTGGACGATAACTTTTACTCCACGTTTGACTAGCTTCCGGACATGACTGGGAGCAAAGGGTGCTCTTCTTTCCCAAATACTTTGATCCTCCCGTCTAAtggcaataatttttttttttcgaagtaGCCTGTAACATAATTGGatattaatattttctaataCGTATAAAAAAGGAACTGTTCAATGATAATGCAACGTTTGTTAACggtttttttatcttaaatttattttagcaTTGTGTATCTTCGGTTTGGAACAATGAATCGAAAGTGTGATAAACAACTTGGTTATGGTTTCATAGGGGcagtttttcattaaatattttacaaattctACTACAAAATCTGCTTTGCTTCATCGTGTTATTAAATCTAGTAGTTATCTGTAAAATTGTATATAGTTTTAAAGTTTGTTCTCTTACTGATGTGTACATTGGGTATATTGGGTTAATATATTTCACCTTTCAATGTATTTTTTACTGAAATTTGAGATTTTTTCGTCGCTGGAGAAAAGTTTTGAGCTCTTTCAAATATCTTTCAAGAGTTTAATTAGTGATAGAGGTATAAAGgtatgtattaaatattttatttaataaaataatcgaGGAAGAAAATATTCCTcaagacgcgctatctcagagtgtaattttactattcaagaaaagAGACAAAACGAACATCGACAATTACCGATCAATATCCTTACTATCACACCTGTACGTGTACACATTGCTAACAAAAATCATATCCAACCGCCTAACGAATAAGCTCGATTTATTCCGATATATTAGTTTAGGGGCCAGCTATTTCACATGGCTTTTTCATTTTAAATGGGTCCACTtagttttatatgtatttttggCTGCTGATTGCAAATTTCGAGGGTGTATTTCGATCCGATTGGtcaaaaattgttataaaaaatttaattgctTATAAGGCACTGGCTTGTAAactcaaatatatacaaatttttttgacgtgacaacgtcttaaattaggttgtggctcggagtcactcatgaaaaagtgtaacgcccgctcacgtctgttacgatgagtcaccgaacgagagagagacccgccggaccggcgaatgccttgcgtctctctcccactcaaacatgatcggtccgctgcgcgcgcagcactagagaattaggcgctttgaatcggtgcgtgcttgtgtctctgtctttctcgagcgttcttggcgttggaaaaccgagaaagcatcataatacaagttcacacgtgtggttaaagtatcgtcagctgtgtctgtagtgaaaatgtggagtgcttagattcgtcatttacaacaactacaacaataaaggtaaataattgtacactaatatttcattatcgtaaactatgattgattgattaattgttagattgacacaaaagttgagaaactgagtttataggttatgtcatactattgacaaatgttgatagtgttaagtaaattattagtttaaatcactctgcaatcaatcgtaattcagtcgattcagtcatatcaataaatattctaccgagaaaaagacgttgtcacgtaaaatcttcgcccgtaaaaccgactttacaggcaaccgattttttttcaaaaaaaatttgttcttaaaaaaagacaaagaaagtGACGTTTACTAAACTTTAATCCAATAATAAGAACTcgaaatattgtaaaattagtTCAAAATGGTTGCAGAATAAGTATTTTTCGAGCTTGTTCGATAGTAACTCGGCTTCTACACATAAAAATAAGCTTTGCAAAGTTTCACTTGAAAGCTCATCTTAGTTtgtattaaaaatgttatttttttttaatttttatttttatttttatttttttttatttgtttatattactttttgatattgtatgtaatatgtatatatattttttattttgttttggtcgtcttttataataattttgttttagatattttttttttacttatttattttttttctttttttttcattttttcttattataaggtttattacatgattggTGTGTTCGCAAATTCCTTACAAGTCTCatcttaattctatggttagtacattatattatttaaagtttatatttacaatttcttattaactgataaatacaattaaagatttctacgtttccagagaaaattaattcatttatgtgaaatgggaaacagacatttagttttcgtaagttttcataaaaacatgtaatatttccttgttggtttacacattctaataggatatgtgttaaatctccatattatatttataaattaatttgtttataaaggaTTTAAACAAACTTGAGCAATAAACACTTTTACTTGAATTAACAGTAACTGTAGAATAACTTAAAGGAACATTTTAAGCTTAGGAAAATGTTTGTAGGTTTATTTTTGGACAagatctttatttctgaaaatccTAATACAATGTTTTCATACAATtcttataattaaattattataaagtagATCCTTTTCActctatttactttttacttcAATGTTTTGTactaaatgagaaaaaaaaacatgaaaaacaataaaaacaaaacctgaaacatattaacattttttcaaaagtaaaatttttgaattgaataatattgttctgaagctatttttttgtagcatgttaaagtaattactatttaaatgggaataagccacaattaaaggttaaagtacgtttattgaacaggataaaaaagattctaacagcgcaacccgtgggaatgagaagacggggtagaccaaagctgaggtggatggacggggtaacacaagatgccgagaagatcggagtcggcaactggaaaatgcaagcgagggacagaatagaatggcgtagaaagcttgagaaggtcgaggccctctaagggctgtagcaccaagatgagtgagtgtacgtttattgacgttacaatttccacttcggaaatcgttctcaaaatacaaacattagtaaattaaacaaattttgtttttttgttgacaaaaaaaaacaaaatacaagtTTAAAAGAAAGGGTGCGATTGTTTTAGTTCGAGACAAATTTGGCTGTGtaaataaaaatttggattttatTTATTCTCTTTCGAAGATTTTGGGACGCAGTTCGAATGTTTATAAAGAAAGAAGTTTTCAAAGATTTGTATGACGCGAATTAAAACCTTATATAGGGTGGGAAATAAAAATgctacagtaaaacaaaaataatgaaccaggaccagacaaatataacaatacagaACCATActatagaaaatgttgaacattaggTACTTGGGCGACGCCATCGTACTGGGAAAACCTACCAAATTAGGATactaaaattaaaagaagaacacaactagCATGGGCCGCTTTCAATAAACTAGCATATaccttgaaaaacacctccatccCTATAAACTTaaaggagtggatggaaaatggtcgACGAAGATAaaagagagagagacagagagaaaTATGTTTTCGTATACGTCATTGACTGGCAC comes from the Diabrotica undecimpunctata isolate CICGRU unplaced genomic scaffold, icDiaUnde3 ctg00003497.1, whole genome shotgun sequence genome and includes:
- the LOC140432276 gene encoding LOW QUALITY PROTEIN: alpha-aminoadipic semialdehyde synthase, mitochondrial-like (The sequence of the model RefSeq protein was modified relative to this genomic sequence to represent the inferred CDS: deleted 1 base in 1 codon; substituted 1 base at 1 genomic stop codon) yields the protein MPAYLNAGATVQEDISEASVIFGVKQVPVDQLIPEKTYCIFSHTIKAQEGNLPLLDAILEKRIRLIDYEKLMDEKGNRVVAFGKMAGIAGTINILHGLGLRLLALGHHTPFMHIGPAHNYRNSSMARQAVRDAGYEISLGLMPKSIGPLTFVFTGSGNVSQGSQEVFQELPHEYVTPEFLKKAAEHGSLNKVYSCEVRRSHYLERADGGGFDPVEYEEHPERYVSTFSKKIAPYASVIINGIYWAVNSPKLLTIPDAKHLLKPAHTPWLPTSHGAPALPHRMLGICDISADPGGSIEFMNECTTIDTPFCLLXDSAYKDTNSFNGPGVLVCSIDNMPTQIPRESTDFFGDLLFPFAFDILQSDAQKPLENHNFSPVIHGV